In Labrus bergylta chromosome 1, fLabBer1.1, whole genome shotgun sequence, one genomic interval encodes:
- the elfn2a gene encoding extracellular leucine-rich repeat and fibronectin type III domain containing 2a, with amino-acid sequence MASRLHFSSLSPSLFLSLLLPSLLLLHLPSMVKGDCWLIEGDKGYVWLAICSQNQPPYETIPQHINSTVHDLRLNENKLKAVLLTSMFRFTNLTDLNLTKNEISYIEDGAFAGQANLQVLQLGYNKLTNLTEGMLRGLGRMQCLFLQHNLIEVIANNAFWESPSLSSLDLSSNKLARLDPSTFTVLNRLMVCELAGNPFHCGCDLYSFLTWLEAFNNVTHTYDRLQCETPPEMTGYPLLSPLPGHGRNARYTLLTMCRDGVIIPGMTSQTPDQDGSGMFDNPDQGLYHQPTILSTPDPTYSHQISLKLQTVSFYTSSLMVQIPRPYSKMYILSQYNQTFVADIMPLKNKKEIITLDKLKPHTNYTFCVASVSKSQRYNHTCVSFTTRGPEDPRNNPSTTTHYIMTILGCLFGMVIVLGFVYYCLRRRRIEEEKQKAISVKKTILEMRYGPEAAATVSNDPSAMQRLQEQAHHQHHHSGGAGGKLPQSASSSTGMLHGSANTSSSRLSTLPQVEKMATAFSEAIGGKGSYMDVRTQGIAVEGREGVAAGSTGVGGEVVVDMRGGAENGTEAGEDSDDDGRGSASEISTIAKEVDKVNQIINNCIDALKLDASANVVTTADNATSVSCSQPPACIASLPRNLLPLSPGHPGDQIMASSPKVHPKSHPQPHPQPHPQLHHQPHPPSMAPVPLVMPLSERPGISGGGFLSPPYRDPPPANAVRPLQRQLSADTAVKNRCGAPAGGSVKNTRVYSVDIPEKAGDPPKYPGEKGSPVGLDGGVGSGVSGGVGGCNGNGMGNINGGGVSVNGGGMGCNKVSGGGLVGPGQQQHHLEVQPDYHSSEHRHSFPALYYEGGNESPSPSQKASFLKPLGRTKRDATATYSQLSPSRHHNYNSGYSSSPEYSSESTLRIWERFRPYKKSPREEASYIAAGHALRKKVQFAKDEDLHDILDYWKGVSAQQKL; translated from the exons ATGGCCAGCAGACTCCATTTCTCCTCACTGTCTCCCTCCCTGTTTCTCTCCCTGCTGCTCCCTTCTCTTTTGCTCCTCCACCTGCCCAGTATGGTGAAAGGGGACTGCTGGCTGATAGAGGGGGATAAAGGCTACGTCTGGCTGGCTATCTGCAGTCAGAACCAGCCACCCTACGAGACAATCCCCCAGCACATCAACAGTACG GTTCATGACTTGAGGCTGAATGAGAACAAACTTAAGGCTGTGCTCTTAACCTCTATGTTCCGCTTCACAAACCTTACCGACCTCAATCTTACAAAGAACGAAATCAGCTACATCGAGGATGGGGCCTTTGCTGGACAAGCCAACCTACAG GTTCTCCAGCTGGGCTACAACAAGCTGACCAATTTGACTGAGGGCATGTTGAGAGGTCTAGGTCGAATGCAGTGCCTCTTCTTGCAACACAACCTCATTGAGGTCATTGCCAACAATGCCTTCTGGGAGAGCCCTAGCCTCAGCAGCCTTGACTTATCTTCAAATAAGTTGGCCCGTCTAGATCCCTCTACCTTCACTGTTCTCAACAGGCTGATGGTGTGTGAACTAGCAGGAAACCCTTTCCATTGTGGCTGTGATCTCTACAGCTTTCTTACCTGGCTTGAGGCATTTAACAATGTCACCCACACCTATGACCGCCTCCAGTGCGAAACACCTCCTGAAATGACTGGTTATCCACTCCTAAGCCCATTGCCTGGACATGGAAGAAATGCCCGTTACACTCTTTTGACTATGTGTCGTGATGGTGTGATAATTCCAGGGATGACCTCCCAGACGCCAGACCAGGACGGTTCAGGAATGTTCGACAACCCAGACCAGGGTCTCTATCATCAGCCAACCATATTGTCTACTCCCGACCCCACCTATAGCCATCAGATTTCGCTGAAGCTTCAAACCGTCTCCTTCTACACTTCTTCTCTAATGGTGCAGATCCCACGACCCTACAGTAAGATGTACATCCTTTCACAGTACAACCAAACTTTTGTTGCAGATATAATGCCCCTTAAAAACAAGAAGGAGATAATCACTTTGGACAAGCTAAAACCACATACAAACTATACCTTCTGTGTGGCTTCTGTGAGCAAGTCTCAGCGATACAACCACACCTGTGTGTCCTTTACCACACGTGGGCCAGAGGACCCGCGAAACAATCCATCGACAACTACCCACTACATCATGACCATCTTGGGATGTCTCTTTGGCATGGTTATTGTGCTTGGATTTGTCTATTACTGTCTCAGACGTCGTCGCATCGAGGAAGAGAAGCAGAAAGCTATAAGTGTGAAGAAAACTATTTTGGAGATGAG GTATGGTCCAGAGGCCGCTGCTACAGTGTCCAATGACCCAAGTGCAATGCAGCGTCTCCAAGAGCAGGCtcaccaccagcaccaccattcaggaggagcaggaggcaaGTTGCCCCAATCTGCCTCCTCTAGCACAGGCATGCTTCACGGCTCAGCCAACACTAGTTCTTCCCGCCTCTCCACCTTGCCACAGGTGGAAAAAATGGCCACGGCCTTTTCTGAGGCAATTGGTGGCAAGGGCAGCTACATGGATGTAAGGACACAAGGAATAGCAGTGGAAGGCAGGGAAGGGGTGGCAGCTGGAAGTACAGGGGTTGGAGGGGAAGTAGTTGTGGATATGCGGGGTGGGGCTGAGAATGGGACAGAGGCTGGGGAGGATTCGGATGATGATGGCCGTGGCTCAGCATCAGAGATCTCCACAATTGCCAAGGAAGTGGACAAGGTGAACCAGATCATCAACAATTGCATAGATGCCCTGAAGCTGGATGCCTCTGCCAATGTTGTAACCACAGCTGATAATGCCACCTCTGTATCCTGCTCCCAGCCTCCAGCTTGTATTGCATCTCTCCCCCGAAACCTTCTTCCCCTCTCACCAGGCCACCCTGGAGATCAGATTATGGCCTCATCTCCTAAAGTGCATCCAAAATCTCACCCCCAGCCTCATCCTCAGCCACATCCTCAGCTACATCATCAACCTCACCCACCTTCCATGGCTCCAGTTCCCCTGGTCATGCCCCTGTCAGAGCGGCCGGGCATCAGTGGTGGTGGATTCCTCTCACCTCCTTACCGTGACCCACCCCCAGCCAATGCAGTGCGGCCACTTCAAAGGCAGTTAAGTGCTGATACTGCTGTAAAGAACCGTTGTGGTGCCCCTGCTGGTGGATCAGTCAAGAATACAAGGGTGTACAGTGTAGATATACCAGAGAAGGCTGGTGATCCTCCCAAGTACCCAGGAGAAAAAGGAAGCCCTGTGGGTTTGGATGGAGGGGTTGGAAGTGGAGTAAGTGGAGGAGTAGGGGGCTGCAATGGCAATGGGATGGGAAACATAAATGGTGGTGGGGTTAGTGTGAATGGTGGTGGGATGGGTTGTAATAAAGTAAGTGGAGGTGGGTTGGTTGGCCctggacagcagcagcaccacTTAGAGGTTCAGCCAGACTACCACAGCTCTGAGCACCGCCACTCCTTTCCTGCACTCTACTATGAGGGTGGAAATGAATCACCTTCACCATCCCAGAAAGCTTCATTCCTTAAGCCACTGGGCCGCACCAAGAGGGATGCCACAGCCACATACTCCCAGCTGTCACCTTCTCGTCACCACAACTACAACTCTGGTTACTCCTCCAGTCCAGAGTATTCCTCTGAGAGCACACTGCGGATCTGGGAGCGATTCCGGCCTTACAAAAAAAGCCCCAGAGAGGAAGCATCCTATATAGCAGCAGGTCATGCCCTGCGTAAGAAGGTTCAGTTTGCAAAGGACGAGGACCTTCATGATATTTTGGACTACTGGAAGGGGGTATCTGCACAGCAGAAGCTGTGA